The genomic interval CGTCTTCGGTGCTGCAGACGTCAAACTCGGGTGGGAGCTCTACGACAACGTGTATATCGACCACGACGGGGAAGTGGAAGTCATCGGCAACGGCCACGTGGAAGGCGTCTGTTCGTCCGCTGCGGGCGGCGGTCGCGTGACCGGCGGCATCTTCATCCGTGAGGGCCGTTCCGGGAGTATGTATTCGGACATGGACAACGAGTGGGGTATCGATAGAGGACTGGGTCTGGTGGACGGGTGGGCCGTCGACCGGACCTGGAACGCGGAATTGACCGAGGACGTCACACCCGGACGATACGATGTCGGCATCCGTTTCTTCGCGAAAGCAGCGGCAGCCACGACGGCAGCTGCACAGGTGTCGTTCGAGAACAGCGGCGCGCCCGGGGGATTCGATTTCGATTACGTAAATGTTATCCCCCAATAGATAGTTCCATAGACATGAACCCGGAGATCCGTCGATGAGAAACTGGCCGTTTTTCGTGGCGGTCTGGTTTGGCAGCTTTACCGTGCTTCTCTTCGTCGTGTTACCCAGAGTCCCGCTGTCGGACTGGGTAGTAGCTGACACGTTCATCGCACTGGTTGTCGGTGCGGCCATCGCCGCTGCAGTAGTGCGTCTTTCGAGGTGAGCCGGAGAATATTGCCGCCGGCAGACGGTCGGAGACCCACCGGGATTCCCTAAACGAGCGTCTGAAAAGCCAGCGCCTACCTGACAGACTCACTGGACTGGTCCGGGGGAGACCCGTGCGAGGCTTCCCAGCGGGTCCCCGCCAGGGGCCACGAGTGCGCCTACTCCTCCGTCGACTCGTCCTGCTCGTATCCCACGCCCTCCGGGCCGGTGATGTCGATCGGTCGAATCCACTCGTACCAGATGTAGAGGACGCCGAGCCCGTACCCCGTCGCCCAGACGGCGCTCCCGACCCACGGATACCCCCACTGGCTCAGATACGCGTTTGCCAGGCCGGGGACGATGACGACCGCGGCGATAGTCAACCCGAGGGCGATCGTGTCGTTGCGGTTCATCGCTCTCCCCCCGTCGCGCGCCCGGTGCTCATGCTGGAAGCTACGGTCCTGACGGGTTTAGGCATGGCGTTTCCCGCACAGGGAGGGGCGGGTTACCTCGGCGACTCCGTAGCCAACCCATTTTTATCACAGTATGCCCTAGCCCGGATGACGGGAATGTCTCAGAACCACACTGGCCGGTCGTCACAAGAAGACATTGCGTGGTGCTACGACGCCGTCCACAGGGTGTCGCGGACGTTTAGCTTGACAATTGCGGAACTCGACGAGCCGATGGCGCGCGATATCTGTGTCGGCTATCTTCTCTGCCGTGTCGCCGACACAATCGAGGACGCGGGACACATCCCGCCGGCGGCCCAGTCGGAGCTGCTCCGGCTCTACAGCCGGACGCTCGACCCGGACGCCGAGGCGTCCGTCAGGGCGTTCGACGAGGCCGTCGCGGAGTGGCTCCCGGCCACACTCACCGACGACTGGGAAGTCGTCGACAACGCCGGCCGCGCGGTCGGCGTCTTCCGCTCGCTGGACAACCACGCGTTAGAGAGCATCCGCGGTCCGGTGCGCGAACTCGTCGACGGAATGGCGATGTTCGTGGACCGGTACGCCGACGACGGCGGCCTGCGCATCAAGACGCTCGACGAACTCGAAGAGTACTGCTGGTACGCCGCAGGCACCGTCGGGACGCTCGTGACGGGACTGGTCTCGCGCGAGGCGACGGAGGAACAGGCCCGACAGATGCGGGAGAACGCCCGCGCGTTCGCGCTCTTGCTCCAGCTCGTCAACGTCGCCAAGGACGCCGCGACCGATATGGAGGAGGAGAACAACGTCTATCTACCGCTCGAACTGCTCGACGAGGAGGGGCTGGACCACAGCGACGTCGGCGACCCCGAGAACGTCGAGTCGCTGGTCCCCGTCATCGATCGCGTCACTGCCCGAGCCGAGGGGTATCTCGACGGGGCCCAGACGTGGCTCGAAGCCATGCCGGAGACGCGGGGCAACACGCTGTCGGCGTGGGCCATCCCGTTCCTGCTCGCCGTCGGCACCATCCGCGAGCTCCGGGAACGGCCCGCCGACGTCATCGAGCAGGGCAACGTCAAGATAACGCGCGACGAAGTCCACGCGGTCTGCCAGCAGTTCATCGGCGACGGCTCGCCGGCCATCGGTGACCTCCGCGCCCGGATTCGCCGCCAGCCGCTCCACGAGTACTGACGACACCCCGCGGACATTCCCACGGACACAACGCTGAAGCCTCGCCTGCTGTAACTCCCCTGCATGGCTGGCTCGCTCGACCTGCCCAACGGGGACGAGGTAACGCCCGACGACGTCTTCCTGTACAACGACTACCCCTACCGGCTGGTGTGGCTCGACGACGACACGCACGCCTTCGAGCTCTGCCCGCTGTACTGGGGCGACAGCGGCATGGATATCCCCTTCCGTGACCGCGAGGCGCTGGTCGACCAGTGGGAACCGGAGTCCCGCGGCCTCCTCTCGCCCGAGGAGTGGGGCGACTGGCTCGACGCGGCCGCTGACGACCCGCGATTCGACGACGACGAGCTCGCACATCTCGCGGCGAAGCTCCCGACCGACTGGGAGCCCGAGGACACGGGCGACGACAGCGGCGGTCTCAGGGACCGACTGGGACTGTAGGCGCGACCGCGACTCTGCAACCTATTAGGACCCCGGCGGTGTGGGCCGTCGTATGGAACTCATCTGGCTCGCCGGTGGCGCTGGCGTCCTCGTCCTGTTGCTGGTGGGACTGCTGGTGTGGCGCCGGGGTTCGGCGGACGCCCGCGCGTCGGAACGCGCCCACAACGAGGCACGGGAGCGCGACCCGCCCGTCGAAATCGGTTCGACCTACGAGTTCGGTATCACCGAGTTCACCGACCACCACTCCGGCGACCGCGTCGCGGTCGGCAAGGTCGAAGGATTCGTCCTCTTCACCGAGGACGTGCCGTCGTCCTGTGTGGAAGGCGACGCGATACGCGCCAAGGTCACCTCGTTCAACCGCGAGCACACCTCCGCCGACGCGACGTACGTCGGCTCAGTCTAGTACCGCGAAAAGTTCTCGTCAGGGTAGATACGGCCATCGGCGATGTCGATAACGTCGAGCGTCGCCAGTCGGCTCAGCCGACTGGCAGCCTCGTCCGCCTCCAGACCCAGCTCGACCGCCCGAGCCAGCACCCGCTCTCTGGTCGGCACGGACTCGACGAGGCCGTCGCTGTCGAGCACCAGTTCCTCCGCGACGATAGCTTTCAGAACCGCGCCGCGCTCGCGCTTCGACGGCGTGCGGCCGCTCCCGGTCCACTCGACGCTCATCGTCCCGTCGTCGTTGACGTGTGAGACGACGAAGCCGTCGGGCAGCGTCTCGGTCAGCGCCGCCACCAGCG from Halomicroarcula saliterrae carries:
- a CDS encoding phytoene/squalene synthase family protein, which translates into the protein MSQNHTGRSSQEDIAWCYDAVHRVSRTFSLTIAELDEPMARDICVGYLLCRVADTIEDAGHIPPAAQSELLRLYSRTLDPDAEASVRAFDEAVAEWLPATLTDDWEVVDNAGRAVGVFRSLDNHALESIRGPVRELVDGMAMFVDRYADDGGLRIKTLDELEEYCWYAAGTVGTLVTGLVSREATEEQARQMRENARAFALLLQLVNVAKDAATDMEEENNVYLPLELLDEEGLDHSDVGDPENVESLVPVIDRVTARAEGYLDGAQTWLEAMPETRGNTLSAWAIPFLLAVGTIRELRERPADVIEQGNVKITRDEVHAVCQQFIGDGSPAIGDLRARIRRQPLHEY
- a CDS encoding TRAM domain-containing protein, translating into MELIWLAGGAGVLVLLLVGLLVWRRGSADARASERAHNEARERDPPVEIGSTYEFGITEFTDHHSGDRVAVGKVEGFVLFTEDVPSSCVEGDAIRAKVTSFNREHTSADATYVGSV